The following proteins come from a genomic window of Synechococcus sp. BIOS-E4-1:
- the mutT gene encoding 8-oxo-dGTP diphosphatase MutT, with amino-acid sequence MSQRSSAENRDICALAPDLSQSLLAWWEVHGRKDPALKPWMFTKDGRWPDPHEPLNVLECWIAEVMLQQTQLQVVLPYWQRWMQAFPRLELLAEASEQQVLLLWQGLGYYSRARRLHAASRLLLAELRRHPGDVNDSTPFSRWPLDPETWLALPGIGRSTAAGILSSAFNSPMAILDGNVRRVLARLHAYSEPPQRSQGQFWAWSEGLIDAVPGLSRNLNQALMDLGATVCTPRRPACELCPWDAQCAAYASGSSQRYPVKEAPRDIPFQVIGVGVVLNDLGEVLIDQRLNEGLLGGLWEFPGGKQEPDEAIKDTIRRELREELAIEVSVDDRLITVDHAYSHKKLRFEVHLCRWLSGDPQPLASQQVRWVKPSALADYPFPAANVRIIAALLERLAGSLKGP; translated from the coding sequence ATGAGTCAACGAAGCAGCGCAGAGAATCGGGACATCTGCGCGCTAGCGCCTGACCTCAGTCAATCCCTTTTGGCCTGGTGGGAGGTTCATGGCCGCAAGGATCCTGCGTTGAAGCCTTGGATGTTCACCAAGGACGGCAGGTGGCCAGACCCCCATGAACCTCTCAATGTCTTGGAGTGCTGGATCGCCGAGGTGATGCTGCAGCAAACCCAGTTGCAAGTGGTGCTTCCTTACTGGCAGCGTTGGATGCAGGCTTTCCCCAGGCTTGAGCTGCTTGCCGAGGCGTCGGAACAGCAGGTGTTGCTGCTCTGGCAGGGCCTTGGCTATTACTCACGGGCCCGTCGTTTGCACGCTGCTTCTCGGTTGCTGCTCGCTGAACTGCGCCGTCATCCAGGGGATGTGAACGATTCCACGCCGTTCAGCCGTTGGCCTCTCGACCCGGAGACCTGGCTGGCATTGCCCGGCATCGGCCGCAGCACAGCCGCTGGAATCCTGTCCTCGGCTTTCAATAGCCCTATGGCCATCCTTGATGGCAATGTTCGTCGGGTGCTGGCCAGGTTGCATGCCTATTCCGAGCCCCCCCAGCGGTCCCAGGGTCAGTTCTGGGCCTGGAGTGAAGGGTTGATTGATGCCGTTCCAGGCCTGAGCCGCAATCTCAATCAGGCACTGATGGATCTTGGTGCCACGGTCTGTACGCCCCGTCGTCCTGCGTGTGAGCTGTGTCCCTGGGATGCACAGTGTGCTGCTTACGCTTCCGGTTCTTCTCAGCGCTATCCCGTGAAAGAGGCCCCTCGCGATATTCCTTTCCAGGTCATTGGTGTGGGTGTGGTCCTGAATGACCTTGGTGAGGTTCTGATTGACCAGCGCCTGAACGAGGGACTGCTTGGCGGTCTATGGGAATTTCCAGGCGGTAAGCAGGAGCCTGATGAAGCGATAAAAGACACTATTCGCCGCGAGTTGCGCGAAGAGCTGGCCATTGAAGTCAGTGTTGATGACAGGTTGATCACGGTGGATCACGCCTATAGCCATAAAAAGCTGCGCTTTGAAGTTCATCTCTGTCGTTGGCTTTCAGGAGATCCCCAACCCCTGGCTAGTCAACAGGTGCGCTGGGTGAAGCCGTCCGCCCTGGCTGATTACCCCTTCCCGGCTGCCAATGTGCGCATCATCGCTGCACTGCTTGAGCGGCTTGCTGGATCTCTGAAGGGGCCTTGA
- a CDS encoding carbohydrate kinase, whose translation MSDSAPQVLCLGEALVDRLGPLGCDPSLAAPRDCDDRLGGAPANVACALARLGTPVAFIGRLGADVIGNNFQEMLGNRGVDLRGLQIDPQRPSRVVLVRRDSTGERVFQGFAGDRGEGFADQSLNQSSLDPIWCALAAEARWLLIGTIPLATEASAATLSSAVSQAERDGVRIALDVNWRPTFWDPSADPVAGPSPQALALMQPFLEKAGLIKLAREEAEWLFRSSDPAEISASLSQQPDVLVTDGGHPVRWCMAGHRGSMPVLAPPQIVDTTGAGDAFTAGLLHQLVTLTPSTGQPLRLSAAVVEQVVRYAAACGALVCAGAGAIDPQPLPSMVMEFLDQLDP comes from the coding sequence ATGTCTGATTCCGCTCCGCAGGTGCTGTGTCTTGGAGAGGCCCTTGTGGATCGGCTCGGACCACTGGGGTGTGACCCTTCCTTGGCTGCGCCACGGGATTGTGACGACCGTCTTGGTGGCGCTCCTGCCAACGTGGCTTGCGCGTTGGCCCGTCTTGGCACACCGGTCGCCTTCATCGGTCGACTGGGTGCCGATGTCATCGGCAATAACTTTCAGGAGATGTTGGGCAACCGCGGAGTTGATCTGCGCGGTCTTCAGATTGACCCTCAACGGCCCAGTCGGGTGGTGTTGGTGCGCCGTGATTCCACTGGTGAACGGGTCTTTCAGGGATTTGCTGGCGACCGCGGCGAAGGCTTTGCCGATCAGTCCTTGAATCAGAGCAGTCTTGATCCGATCTGGTGTGCTCTGGCAGCGGAAGCTCGCTGGCTTTTGATCGGCACCATTCCTCTGGCCACAGAGGCCTCTGCGGCAACCTTGAGCTCTGCGGTCAGTCAAGCCGAGCGGGATGGTGTGCGGATTGCCCTTGATGTGAACTGGCGCCCAACGTTCTGGGATCCGTCTGCGGACCCGGTTGCAGGTCCTTCCCCGCAGGCGCTGGCTCTGATGCAACCTTTTCTCGAGAAAGCCGGATTGATCAAACTGGCCAGGGAAGAAGCCGAGTGGCTGTTCAGGAGTAGTGACCCAGCAGAGATCAGTGCTTCCTTGTCGCAGCAGCCCGATGTTCTGGTTACCGATGGCGGTCATCCGGTGCGTTGGTGTATGGCCGGCCATCGCGGCTCGATGCCGGTTCTGGCACCGCCTCAGATTGTTGACACCACGGGAGCTGGAGACGCTTTCACGGCAGGACTGCTGCATCAACTGGTGACACTGACCCCTTCAACGGGCCAGCCACTTCGGCTCAGTGCTGCGGTTGTGGAACAGGTTGTGCGCTATGCGGCCGCCTGTGGTGCACTTGTCTGTGCCGGTGCCGGGGCGATTGATCCGCAGCCTCTGCCAAGCATGGTGATGGAGTTTCTCGATCAACTCGACCCCTGA
- the tsaE gene encoding tRNA (adenosine(37)-N6)-threonylcarbamoyltransferase complex ATPase subunit type 1 TsaE: MELNICGDAEASGSLIKQSTDWSWILKDLEATRALGRYLVQQAERPSLLLLEGTLGAGKTSLVQGMASAVGIDEPITSPTFALAQHYPQGKPPLVHLDLYRLELPAAADDLFLQEEEEAVEMGAILVVEWSERLSLDLPDAWRLKLSHRSEGGRLATLNKCDPSADV, from the coding sequence GTGGAGTTGAATATCTGCGGAGACGCCGAGGCTTCGGGCTCGCTGATTAAGCAATCTACCGATTGGAGCTGGATCCTGAAGGACCTGGAGGCCACTCGTGCTCTGGGTAGGTATCTCGTGCAACAAGCTGAACGTCCATCACTGCTGCTGCTTGAGGGCACGCTCGGTGCGGGCAAAACCTCACTGGTGCAAGGCATGGCCTCGGCTGTGGGCATCGACGAACCGATCACCAGCCCAACCTTTGCCCTTGCTCAGCACTACCCCCAGGGCAAACCACCACTTGTTCATCTGGATCTCTACCGGCTGGAGTTGCCAGCAGCAGCCGATGACCTGTTCCTTCAGGAAGAGGAAGAAGCTGTGGAGATGGGCGCCATCCTGGTTGTGGAATGGTCGGAACGACTCAGCCTGGACCTTCCGGATGCCTGGCGGCTGAAGCTGTCTCACCGGAGTGAGGGAGGCAGGCTGGCAACTCTGAACAAATGCGATCCGTCAGCTGATGTCTGA
- the ahcY gene encoding adenosylhomocysteinase, whose protein sequence is MVAAPTSAAELKLGVDCVIADINQADFGRKELDIAETEMPGLMALRKKYGSEKPLKGARIAGSLHMTIQTAVLIETLVELGADVRWASCNIFSTQDHAAAAIAAKGIPVFAVKGETLEEYWEYTHRILEWGDGGSPNMILDDGGDATGLVMLGSKAEQDITVLDNPSNEEETYLFASIKKKLAQDSSFYSRTKAQIQGVTEETTTGVARLYKMQKSGELPFPAINVNDSVTKSKFDNLYGCRESLVDSIKRATDVMVAGKQALVIGYGDVGKGSAQSLRGLGATVCIAEVDPICALQAAMEGYRVVRLEDVVGEMDIFVTATGNYQVIRNEHLVKMKDEAIVCNIGHFDNEIDVASLKNYEWENIKPQVDHITLPSGNKIILLAEGRLVNLGCATGHPSFVMSNSFTNQVLAQIEIFTKGKEYGKEVYVLPKHLDEMVARLHLGRIGAQLTELSKDQADYINVPVEGPYKPDHYRY, encoded by the coding sequence ATGGTGGCAGCGCCCACGTCCGCGGCTGAGCTGAAGCTTGGCGTCGATTGCGTTATTGCCGATATCAACCAGGCTGATTTCGGCCGCAAGGAACTCGATATCGCCGAGACCGAGATGCCTGGCTTGATGGCATTGCGCAAGAAATACGGCAGCGAAAAGCCTTTGAAGGGCGCCCGCATCGCCGGTTCACTGCATATGACCATTCAAACTGCGGTTCTGATTGAAACTCTGGTCGAGCTTGGTGCTGACGTGCGGTGGGCGTCCTGCAATATTTTCTCGACGCAGGACCACGCTGCAGCTGCGATTGCAGCCAAGGGAATCCCAGTGTTCGCGGTGAAGGGCGAAACTCTTGAGGAATACTGGGAATACACCCACCGCATCCTCGAGTGGGGTGATGGTGGTTCACCCAACATGATTCTCGACGACGGTGGCGATGCCACCGGTCTGGTGATGTTGGGAAGCAAGGCTGAGCAGGACATCACCGTTCTCGATAACCCTTCGAATGAGGAAGAGACCTACCTCTTCGCTTCGATCAAAAAGAAGCTTGCACAGGATTCCAGCTTCTACAGCCGCACCAAAGCCCAGATTCAGGGTGTCACTGAGGAGACCACCACTGGTGTGGCTCGTCTTTACAAGATGCAGAAAAGCGGTGAGCTCCCGTTCCCCGCGATCAACGTCAACGACTCGGTCACCAAGAGCAAATTCGACAACCTCTACGGATGTCGTGAATCGCTTGTTGACAGCATCAAGCGCGCCACCGATGTGATGGTGGCAGGCAAGCAGGCGCTTGTGATTGGCTATGGCGACGTGGGAAAGGGTTCGGCCCAGTCCCTGCGTGGACTGGGTGCCACCGTCTGCATCGCGGAGGTGGATCCCATTTGTGCCCTTCAGGCTGCCATGGAGGGATATCGCGTCGTCCGTCTGGAGGATGTCGTCGGAGAGATGGACATCTTCGTGACGGCCACCGGCAATTACCAGGTGATCCGCAATGAGCACCTGGTGAAGATGAAGGATGAGGCGATTGTCTGCAACATCGGTCATTTTGATAATGAAATCGATGTGGCTTCACTCAAAAATTATGAGTGGGAAAACATCAAGCCCCAGGTCGATCACATCACCCTGCCCAGCGGCAACAAGATCATCCTTCTTGCAGAAGGACGTCTGGTGAACCTGGGTTGCGCCACGGGCCACCCCAGCTTCGTGATGAGTAACTCCTTCACCAACCAGGTGCTGGCTCAGATTGAGATCTTCACCAAGGGCAAAGAGTACGGAAAAGAGGTTTACGTTCTTCCGAAACATCTCGACGAGATGGTAGCTCGCCTGCACTTGGGTCGCATCGGTGCCCAGCTCACCGAGCTCAGCAAGGATCAGGCCGACTACATCAATGTGCCGGTTGAAGGTCCTTACAAACCCGATCACTATCGTTACTGA
- a CDS encoding glucosyltransferase domain-containing protein: MAGLITLLPLILRVDLYFDDLERAMDGRLSWVHVGRPGADILVEWLNFARPATAVSPLYTLLTIAVLSDVGVVCAGAYGVRSPLWTALASLPLMAQPYALQALSYGFDSLFMAVSLACAVTAVLLVNLNCNWRVVGGAWILQL, translated from the coding sequence ATGGCGGGATTGATAACGCTATTGCCGTTGATTCTTAGGGTCGATCTTTATTTCGATGACCTCGAGCGGGCCATGGATGGGCGTCTTTCGTGGGTGCATGTAGGCCGCCCTGGCGCTGATATCTTGGTGGAGTGGCTCAATTTCGCTCGTCCTGCCACGGCAGTTTCTCCTCTTTACACACTGCTGACCATCGCTGTGTTGTCCGATGTTGGAGTTGTTTGCGCCGGCGCTTATGGCGTTCGCTCTCCGCTCTGGACGGCTCTTGCCAGCCTGCCGTTGATGGCGCAGCCCTATGCGTTGCAAGCGCTGTCGTATGGCTTCGATTCCTTGTTCATGGCGGTGTCTCTGGCCTGTGCAGTAACAGCTGTATTGCTTGTGAATCTGAACTGCAATTGGCGCGTCGTGGGCGGAGCTTGGATCTTGCAGCTGTAG
- a CDS encoding DedA family protein yields MGLTEFVSQLPEWIGQAVESNPWAGYAAIFAAMFLENLFPPIPSELIMPLGGFYVQQGQLQLLPVVIAGLLGTVLGALPWYGIGRLINEERIEQWLSRHGRWIGISPEELSRSRRWFSRYGTALVFWGRLVPGIRTLISVPAGIELMPITPFLIWTTAGSLIWTLLLTVAGMVLGEGYSNVEAWIDPVSKVIKVLLVVAVLAGAIWVGLRIWRRRQSAD; encoded by the coding sequence ATGGGGCTCACCGAATTTGTTTCACAGCTGCCTGAGTGGATTGGCCAGGCAGTGGAGTCCAATCCCTGGGCGGGATACGCCGCAATCTTTGCGGCCATGTTTCTGGAGAACCTGTTCCCTCCGATTCCCTCAGAGCTGATCATGCCTCTGGGAGGTTTTTATGTTCAGCAAGGCCAGCTGCAGTTGCTCCCTGTTGTGATCGCGGGTTTGCTGGGCACCGTCCTGGGCGCTCTGCCCTGGTATGGCATTGGCCGTCTGATCAATGAAGAACGCATCGAGCAGTGGCTCAGTCGCCATGGTCGCTGGATCGGGATCAGTCCTGAGGAGTTGTCTCGCAGTCGCCGTTGGTTCAGCCGTTATGGAACGGCTCTGGTGTTCTGGGGGCGCCTCGTGCCAGGCATTCGCACTCTGATCTCGGTGCCTGCTGGTATTGAGTTGATGCCGATCACTCCGTTCCTGATCTGGACGACTGCCGGCAGTCTGATCTGGACCTTGTTGCTGACTGTTGCCGGCATGGTGCTTGGTGAGGGCTACAGCAATGTGGAGGCCTGGATTGATCCGGTCAGCAAGGTGATCAAGGTGCTGCTGGTGGTCGCTGTGCTGGCAGGGGCTATCTGGGTGGGACTGCGAATTTGGAGGCGTCGTCAGTCCGCCGATTGA
- a CDS encoding single-stranded DNA-binding protein codes for MGVNSVTLVGRAGRDPEVRYFESGSMVANLTIAVNRRSRDDEPDWFNLEIWGKQAQVAADYVKKGSLLGIIGSFKLDRWNDRNSGEERSKPVVRVDRLELLGSKRDNQEAGGSFGGGSPSEEEVPF; via the coding sequence ATGGGTGTCAACTCCGTGACTTTGGTTGGCCGTGCCGGCCGAGATCCAGAAGTCAGGTATTTCGAATCGGGAAGCATGGTGGCCAATCTCACCATCGCCGTGAACCGCCGCAGTCGCGATGACGAGCCGGACTGGTTCAATCTCGAAATCTGGGGAAAACAGGCTCAGGTGGCAGCGGACTATGTGAAAAAGGGATCCCTGCTCGGCATCATCGGCAGCTTCAAACTGGATCGCTGGAACGACCGCAACAGTGGAGAAGAGCGCAGCAAACCCGTGGTTCGGGTTGATCGGCTTGAACTTCTGGGCTCGAAGCGAGACAACCAGGAAGCTGGCGGCAGTTTTGGAGGCGGCAGCCCCAGCGAAGAGGAAGTGCCCTTCTGA
- a CDS encoding rod shape-determining protein: MLFRRFQLSRDIGIDLGTANTLIYVSGKGIVLQEPSVVALDLERGVTMAVGDEAKLMLGRTPGNIRAVRPLRDGVIADFDAAEQMLKTFIQKGNEGRGIVAPRLVVGIPSGVTGVERRAVREAGLAGAREVHLIDEPVAAAIGAGLPVTEPVGTMIVDIGGGTTEVAVLSLGGTVLSESVRVAGDEISDSIGVYLKKVHNLVVGERTAEEIKIRIGSAFPDDEFDQSVMDVRGLHLLSGLPRTIQLQAGDLREAIAEPLNVIVEAVKRTLERTPPELAADIVDRGIMLAGGGALVRGISDLISHETGIFTHIAEEPLLCVVKGCGQVLEDYKRLQRVLDTPEFVRSAAAL; this comes from the coding sequence GTGCTGTTCCGCCGTTTCCAGCTGTCCCGCGATATCGGCATCGACCTGGGTACTGCCAACACCCTGATTTACGTCTCGGGCAAGGGGATCGTTCTGCAGGAACCCTCCGTTGTGGCGCTTGATCTCGAACGCGGCGTGACCATGGCCGTTGGCGACGAAGCCAAGCTGATGCTGGGCCGCACCCCTGGAAATATCCGTGCTGTTCGCCCCCTCCGCGATGGTGTGATCGCCGATTTCGATGCGGCTGAGCAGATGCTCAAAACCTTCATCCAGAAAGGCAATGAAGGCCGCGGGATTGTGGCTCCTCGCCTTGTTGTTGGGATTCCCAGTGGGGTCACCGGTGTGGAGCGCCGTGCCGTGCGTGAGGCCGGTCTTGCTGGAGCACGTGAAGTTCACCTGATTGATGAGCCTGTCGCTGCTGCGATCGGTGCCGGTCTGCCGGTCACGGAGCCTGTCGGCACGATGATTGTGGATATCGGCGGCGGCACCACCGAGGTGGCGGTGCTCAGTCTCGGTGGAACAGTACTCAGTGAATCTGTGCGGGTTGCTGGAGATGAAATCAGCGACTCCATCGGCGTTTACCTCAAGAAAGTGCACAACCTCGTGGTTGGCGAGCGCACCGCTGAGGAGATCAAAATCCGTATCGGTTCGGCGTTCCCCGACGATGAGTTCGATCAGTCGGTGATGGATGTGCGTGGCCTTCACCTGCTCTCTGGGCTGCCGCGCACCATTCAGTTGCAGGCAGGGGATTTGCGTGAGGCCATCGCTGAGCCTCTGAACGTGATTGTGGAGGCTGTGAAGCGCACCCTCGAGCGCACTCCGCCAGAACTGGCCGCCGATATCGTTGACCGAGGAATCATGCTGGCCGGTGGTGGAGCATTGGTCCGTGGCATCAGTGATCTGATCAGCCATGAGACAGGGATCTTCACCCATATCGCCGAAGAGCCACTCCTTTGTGTAGTCAAGGGTTGTGGTCAGGTGCTTGAGGATTACAAGCGCTTGCAGAGGGTGCTCGACACTCCTGAGTTTGTTCGATCCGCTGCTGCTCTCTGA
- the mreC gene encoding rod shape-determining protein MreC, whose product MGSSQRPQGARLRSIQQLWPWLLLLLALGLVRLSKGAGFADAFALLSRPFWPGSAQSEWIETAKQQEQLSRLELLKQDNARLRGLLALDQQSSGDWLQAAVISRTASGWWQQLLLGKGSVEGVAKDDAVIGPGGLVGRVQSVTPTTSNVRLLTAPGSRIGVWLPRTQQHGLLVGLGTARPQLQFLDKDIQVRPGDLVSTSPASTLLPPNLPVAVVQSLNSRSVPAPTAVVQLIAPPDAIDWVQVKVR is encoded by the coding sequence ATGGGCTCCTCCCAGAGGCCCCAGGGCGCAAGGCTGCGTTCCATCCAGCAGCTGTGGCCGTGGTTGCTGTTGTTGCTGGCTCTTGGCTTGGTGCGACTGAGTAAAGGGGCTGGATTTGCTGATGCCTTCGCCTTGTTGAGCAGGCCTTTCTGGCCAGGCTCTGCTCAGAGCGAATGGATTGAGACTGCCAAACAGCAGGAGCAGCTCTCCCGTCTGGAGCTTTTGAAGCAGGACAATGCACGCCTGAGAGGGCTTCTGGCGCTGGATCAACAGTCATCCGGTGACTGGCTTCAGGCTGCCGTGATCTCACGCACAGCATCGGGCTGGTGGCAGCAGTTGCTGCTGGGCAAAGGCTCCGTTGAAGGTGTGGCGAAGGATGATGCTGTGATCGGTCCCGGAGGGTTGGTCGGCAGGGTCCAGAGCGTGACACCCACCACCAGCAACGTCCGACTGCTCACGGCTCCTGGCAGTCGTATCGGCGTCTGGCTGCCGCGCACCCAGCAGCATGGGCTGCTGGTGGGCCTTGGAACAGCCCGGCCACAGTTGCAGTTTCTCGACAAGGACATCCAGGTCCGTCCAGGTGATCTGGTCAGTACTTCTCCGGCCAGCACTTTGTTGCCCCCCAATCTGCCCGTGGCAGTGGTGCAGTCGCTCAATTCCAGATCAGTCCCCGCGCCAACCGCTGTTGTGCAGCTGATCGCCCCGCCGGATGCCATCGATTGGGTCCAGGTGAAGGTGCGCTGA
- a CDS encoding rod shape-determining protein MreD produces the protein MMRLHRQPICVASALLVPMLQMAAPSWINLDGVPPSWAILWLLPWSLVDGPLAGAVAGAALGLVLDGLSLGDVSQVPALVLMGWWWGRMGRRGPPIQRSLNLGLLAWIGSLVLGLSLWLQWLVLGPSAGLIQSWALHTTLAQALITGLLAPLVGSWQLLLWRRRAPA, from the coding sequence ATGATGCGCCTGCACCGACAACCAATCTGTGTGGCATCCGCCCTTCTGGTGCCGATGTTGCAGATGGCAGCACCCTCCTGGATCAATCTGGATGGGGTTCCGCCCAGCTGGGCGATTCTCTGGTTGCTTCCCTGGTCCCTGGTGGATGGTCCGCTTGCCGGTGCGGTTGCAGGAGCTGCGCTTGGGCTTGTTCTAGATGGTCTTAGCCTTGGGGATGTCAGTCAGGTCCCGGCTCTGGTCTTGATGGGTTGGTGGTGGGGGCGTATGGGACGCCGCGGTCCGCCGATCCAGCGCAGCCTCAATCTGGGACTGCTTGCCTGGATCGGCTCGCTTGTACTGGGTCTGTCTTTGTGGCTCCAGTGGCTGGTGCTGGGACCATCCGCTGGACTGATCCAGTCATGGGCGCTGCACACCACCCTCGCCCAGGCTTTGATCACTGGACTGCTGGCACCGTTGGTCGGATCCTGGCAGTTGCTTTTGTGGCGTCGTCGAGCACCAGCATGA
- a CDS encoding sugar ABC transporter substrate-binding protein, with the protein MIVSLRRRRFLAGLALSGLSVFIWGCRPSSAPEGTLQLWTLQLAPKFNPYMDDVLGAWDTLHPEAPVRWTDLPWGSVERKLLAAVFARTAPDVVNLNPPFAANLASKGGLTDLTPLLPPDAQQSYLPSVWEAARDSEAGQIAIPWYLTVRLSLVNNDLLRQAGIARAPRRWEEVPDYARSIRERTGRYGLFVTVVPDDSAELLESFVQMGVSLLDARQRAAFNTPVGRKAFAFWTDLYRDGLLPREVVSQGQRRAVELYQSGELALLASGAEFLRSIQTNAPGVAAVTSPQPPLTGSDGTANVALMTLAVPRQSQHADAAVELALFLTNGTNQARFAREARVLPSSLEALAVVRAELEAEQPSDAAEAQIRDARLLSAETLNSARVLVPATPGVKRLQSIIYTQLQRAMLGQISSDQAVLEAEQQWNRYASARWP; encoded by the coding sequence ATGATTGTTTCTTTGCGTCGGCGCCGGTTTCTTGCCGGCCTGGCTCTCTCCGGACTGTCGGTGTTCATCTGGGGCTGTCGACCCAGTTCGGCTCCCGAGGGGACTCTCCAGCTCTGGACGTTGCAGCTTGCTCCAAAGTTCAATCCGTACATGGACGACGTGCTCGGGGCCTGGGACACCCTCCATCCAGAGGCGCCGGTGCGATGGACAGACCTTCCCTGGGGATCGGTGGAGCGCAAGCTGCTGGCGGCAGTGTTTGCACGCACCGCTCCTGATGTGGTGAACCTCAATCCCCCTTTTGCGGCCAATCTGGCCAGCAAGGGAGGCCTGACCGATCTCACACCCCTACTGCCGCCTGATGCACAGCAGAGCTATTTGCCATCGGTCTGGGAGGCAGCCAGGGATTCTGAGGCGGGTCAGATCGCCATCCCCTGGTATCTGACCGTCCGTTTAAGCCTGGTCAACAATGACCTGCTGCGTCAGGCCGGCATCGCCAGGGCTCCGCGTCGATGGGAGGAGGTGCCTGACTATGCCCGCAGTATTCGAGAGCGCACCGGTCGTTACGGTCTCTTTGTCACCGTTGTTCCCGACGATTCCGCAGAGCTTCTGGAGTCGTTCGTGCAGATGGGTGTGAGCCTTCTTGACGCCCGTCAGAGAGCCGCGTTCAACACGCCGGTCGGTCGCAAGGCCTTTGCTTTCTGGACGGATCTGTATCGCGACGGCTTGTTGCCTCGGGAAGTGGTGAGTCAGGGCCAACGGCGCGCCGTCGAGCTGTACCAGAGCGGTGAACTTGCATTGCTCGCCAGTGGTGCGGAGTTTCTGCGCAGCATTCAGACCAATGCCCCTGGTGTGGCAGCTGTGACCTCGCCTCAGCCCCCTCTGACCGGCTCGGACGGTACGGCCAATGTGGCCTTGATGACCCTGGCCGTGCCTCGTCAGAGTCAGCATGCCGATGCTGCTGTTGAACTGGCCCTGTTTCTGACCAACGGAACCAATCAGGCTCGTTTCGCCCGCGAGGCAAGAGTGCTGCCGTCTTCTCTGGAGGCATTGGCGGTTGTTCGTGCGGAGCTTGAGGCGGAGCAGCCATCCGATGCGGCCGAAGCGCAAATCCGTGATGCGCGTTTGTTGTCGGCTGAGACCTTGAACAGTGCCCGGGTGCTTGTGCCTGCGACCCCTGGGGTGAAGCGTCTGCAGAGCATCATCTACACCCAGTTGCAGCGGGCCATGTTGGGCCAGATCAGCAGTGATCAGGCCGTGCTTGAAGCTGAGCAGCAATGGAACCGTTACGCCAGTGCCCGTTGGCCCTGA
- the rpaB gene encoding response regulator transcription factor RpaB: MPEAPSHQFDGDGSLKGAPESVKATLLVVDDEPAVRRVLVMRLQLAGYRVVCAEDGEEALEVFHRESPDLVVLDVMLPKLDGFAVCRRLRAESCVPIIFLSALEAISERVAGLDLGADDYLPKPFSPKELEARIATILRRVGRGSAAAEPRELPTGQGVVRVGDLVVDTNRRQVTRGSERISLTYTEFSLLELLFREPGRVVPRAEILEQLWGYPPRRAADLRVVDVYVARLRGKLEPDPRNPELILTVRGIGYSSQRMGDNAPAAIAS; the protein is encoded by the coding sequence ATGCCCGAAGCCCCATCCCACCAATTTGATGGCGATGGGTCTCTCAAGGGAGCTCCAGAGTCTGTCAAAGCCACTTTGCTCGTTGTGGATGACGAGCCAGCTGTTCGTCGTGTCCTGGTGATGCGACTTCAGTTAGCCGGATATCGCGTTGTCTGTGCAGAGGATGGTGAGGAGGCACTGGAGGTCTTCCATCGCGAATCGCCTGACCTCGTCGTTCTCGACGTGATGTTGCCGAAACTGGATGGTTTCGCGGTTTGTCGACGTCTTCGGGCTGAGTCCTGTGTGCCGATCATTTTCCTGTCGGCACTTGAAGCCATCTCCGAGCGAGTGGCTGGTCTTGACCTCGGTGCAGATGACTACCTGCCGAAACCTTTCAGCCCCAAGGAACTGGAAGCCAGGATTGCCACGATTCTCCGTCGCGTGGGCCGAGGTTCAGCTGCAGCTGAACCTCGGGAACTGCCCACAGGTCAGGGCGTTGTTCGCGTCGGTGACCTTGTGGTGGACACCAATCGACGTCAGGTGACTCGTGGCAGTGAGCGCATTTCACTCACTTACACCGAATTCAGTCTTCTGGAGCTTTTGTTCAGGGAACCAGGGCGGGTTGTTCCTCGTGCCGAAATTCTTGAGCAGCTCTGGGGTTACCCGCCGCGTCGTGCTGCGGACCTGCGAGTGGTTGACGTTTATGTTGCGCGCCTGCGCGGCAAGCTTGAACCGGATCCTCGCAACCCTGAACTGATTCTCACCGTGCGCGGCATCGGTTACTCCTCTCAGAGAATGGGCGATAACGCTCCTGCTGCCATAGCCAGTTGA